CCGGCACAAGCAGAAATAATCAGCTTGCCTGCTCCAGTGATTGAGCCAATGATCCCAACTGAAACTAAAACTGATTCGAGCACACAATCTCAAGCCCTAGAAAGTCTAAAATCGAGACTTGAAAATTTATCTTTCGAGAACAAGCAAGCCTCAAGCTCAGATCAGACCCAGCCAAACCAACCAAGCAACCAAACTCAAGCCATCAGTGATCTCGAAAAACAAGCTCTAGCAAAAATTCAAACTCCCGATCACGACACAAACTCAGGCATAACGCCGCCCGCAACAAACAACTCTTCTGACGGGATTGCTTCACTGCCAGCAGACAAAACTCAGCCAGAGCATGATCCACTGTTAGACCCCAGCGGATACGCACAAACTAAAATTGAAGACCTCACTCCCGAACTGCCTCCGGCAAAACGTCCGACGCGGCCAGATTTAATTGTCGACACAAACCCGGGAAACCTTGGAACACCAGAGCATCGTGGCGGGGCGGCAAGTGGGCCTGCGCTTGATGGTAGCAAGCTGCAGGGTTATGAGGTTGATCATTTTTCAGTGCCAATTTTCTTTAAGACAGTCACGGCTACCGATGTGCGTAAGGCCCCTTCACTACTTGAAGCACCGTTTGCGCATTTACGATCTGAGGCTCATGTAAAAGCTACTGCGCGACTTGGCAGATGGTTAGAAATTATTACGCCAGATGGACAAAGCGGTTTTATCTTTGCTCAAGATGCCAGTCCTGATCCTTCATACCAGCCTGGGGAGTACGAGCTTGACGACGCTCCTGCCAAACAATAGCTGGACCAGTTGCTAAATACGACAAGGAAAGCAGTAAAAACATCCAGCGGTTTAAGTACCAACTCAATCCAACCAGGACCGCAATACTTAAAATAAAATAAGCTGGATTAATATCCTTGAGTTTTACCTTCTTTAGTCCAAGAAAGGGAAAGCGACTAGCCATCAGCAAACTCAAAGTAAATGTGTATAAGGCAATTAAGGCTATTAAATATTGATTTTCAAGTCGATAAGGAAAAGCGTAAACCATGGCGGCAATACAGGCAGCAGCGCCTGGAATGGGCAGACCTGTGAAATTCTTTTTCATTTCCGTTTGCACATTAAAACGCGCTAAACGAAATGCCCCAGCAGCAACCAAGCAAAATGCAACGAGCACTCCAAATTCATCGAGCTGTTGCGCGAAGGCCCAAGAGTAAACGAGCACGGCAGGTGCGATCCCAAAAGATTGCATGTCGCAAAGAGAATCGAACTCCTTACCAAAGGCAGTCGTTGCGTTTAAGCGCCGCGCAATGCGCCCATCCATGATATCAAGAAACATTGCAATCGCAATCGCCTGAGAAGCAGCCGCATACTGCCCTTTAATTGCATACATCGTTGCCAGAAAACCAAAAAAAAGTCCGA
This bacterium DNA region includes the following protein-coding sequences:
- the pssA gene encoding CDP-diacylglycerol--serine O-phosphatidyltransferase → MRKVTRFRPKIVRPKIEEPKLLIPSLVTVIGLFFGFLATMYAIKGQYAAASQAIAIAMFLDIMDGRIARRLNATTAFGKEFDSLCDMQSFGIAPAVLVYSWAFAQQLDEFGVLVAFCLVAAGAFRLARFNVQTEMKKNFTGLPIPGAAACIAAMVYAFPYRLENQYLIALIALYTFTLSLLMASRFPFLGLKKVKLKDINPAYFILSIAVLVGLSWYLNRWMFLLLSLSYLATGPAIVWQERRQARTPQAGMKDQDWHLEQR